The Caenorhabditis elegans chromosome II genome has a segment encoding these proteins:
- the pisy-1 gene encoding CDP-diacylglycerol--inositol 3-phosphatidyltransferase (Confirmed by transcript evidence), translating to MEPTAAENNNNVWLFYPNLIGYGRIVLAILAMYYMSSAPWCAMFCYALSAGLDAFDGWAARTYNQSSRFGAMLDQLTDRCALLALVMALCKFYPDHLFLLQLSAVIDIASHWLHLHATDLSGATSHKQSSNWLLNLYYTDRLFLGFMCGGNEAFYILLYIRAFWAGPLIFNFHFMSIFPLIAFPIAFVKSAISVVHLYTAAEMVVAHDVKLRVEAAQKAQ from the exons atggAACCGACAGCCGCCGAGAACAACAACAATGTGTGGCTATTCTACCCGAATCTCATCGGTTATGGACGCATAGTACTCGCCATTTTGGCCATGTACTACATGTCGTCAGCGCCATGGTGTGCAATGTTCTG CTATGCACTCAGCGCCGGACTCGACGCGTTTGACGGATGGGCGGCACGGACCTACAATCAATCGAGCCGATTTGGAGCAATGCTCGATCAGCTCACCGATCG CTGCGCCCTGCTGGCCTTGGTGATGGCGCTCTGCAAGTTCTACCCGGATCACTTGTTCCTGCTTCAACTGTCGGCCGTAATCGACATCGCATCTCACTGGCTTCACCTTCACGCCACTGATCTCTCCGGTGCCACGAGCCACAAGCAGTCTTCGAATTGGCTTCTGAACCTCTACTACACGGATCGATTGTTCCTCGGATTCATGTGCGGCGGAAATGAGGCTTTCTACATTTTGCTCTACATTCGCGCGTTCTGGGCTG GACCACTGATCTTCAACTTCCACTTCATGTCGATCTTCCCACTCATCGCCTTCCCGATTGCCTTCGTCAAGTCCGCCATCTCCGTCGTCCATCTGTACACTGCCGCCGAGATGGTCGTTGCTCACGATGTGAAGCTCCGTGTTGAGGCTGCTCAGAAGGCCCAATGA
- the Y46G5A.39 gene encoding F-box domain-containing protein (Confirmed by transcript evidence), giving the protein MSSPAPFHLLKLPTVVLSDVLDHLKISDICILRATSRKIKFVLKQSIERAKKRQSEDERWLSLSITARQYYLESECEVIFCRNLTDCEDISLYKGRDVNRVLETILDFLEHLKINKNLDITVLYYLEGDIQSIVELIARKTIKVNHLKFTGEGISKQLFRGLLESKANNLRVCVQRPHAIELSDIDDDLIDLMMCSSFVTLGRININSLHLNLLLKKWKENSHLEYFLAQMESHLDKSIILEGTNSRQQSQDDRFHRFENYEYLTCNKGTVSELTILPDSFRLSVPP; this is encoded by the exons ATGTCGTCTCCTGCACCCTTCCATCTACTCAAACTTCCAACTGTTGTTCTCTCTGACGTATTggatcatttgaaaataagtgATAT ATGCATACTTCGCGCAACatctcgaaaaattaaatttgttttgaaacaatcTATAGAGCGCGCGAAAAAGCGCCAGAGTGAGGACGAACGCTGGCTTAGTTTAAGCATTACTGCACGGCAATACTACCTTGAATCCGAATGTGAAGTTATCTTCTGTAGAAATTTAACTGATTGTGAGGACATTAGTTTATATAAGGGAAGAGATGTTAATCGAGTattggaaacaattttggaCTTTCTAGAGCacctaaaaataaacaaaaacctTGATATAACAGTTCTTTATTACTTAGAGGGGGATATTCAGAGTATAGTTGAACTTATTGCAAGGAAAACAATAAAAGTTAATCACTTGAAATTTACCGGAGAAGGCATATCAAAGCAACTTTTTCGGGGCTTACTTGAGAGCAAAGCGAATAATTTGAGAGTTTGTGTGCAAAGACCGCATGCTATAGAATTAAGTGATATTGATGATGATTTGATTGATTTGATGATGTGTTCTTCGTTTGTGACACTAGGTAGGATCAACATCAACAGTCTTCATTTAAACCTACTCCTCAAGAAATGGAAGGAAAACAGTCATCTAGAATATTTCTTAGCACAAATGGAATCGCACCTTGATAAATCCATCATTCTTGAAGGGACCAACTCTAGACAACA ATCTCAGGATGATCGGTTTCATAGATTTGAGAATTACGAATATCTCACATGCAACAAAGGAACGGTTTCTGAATTAACAATTCTTCCGGATAGCTTCCGTCTCTCCGTTCCACCTTGa
- the Y46G5A.7 gene encoding F-box domain-containing protein (Confirmed by transcript evidence): MSSPAPFHLLKLPTVVLSDVLDYLKISDIFILRATSRKTTCAVKQSIGHANKRQSEDRRFFELNIYACQDYFEIIFSKLTAHINLYKGSDVNRVLETISDFLENLRVCINIDISDLYNEGDIKRLVAFIVRKKISVNNLKFEGKNISNKLFRGLFKSKATRLTVRRTAHNIQLHDIDLMVHCTSVTLSGINLDSDHLNVLVKKWKENSSLEYFVAGQMESPLEKSVILEGTNSRQRSEDTRLYRYENYEFLTTCNNGKVSDLTIFENCFFLFVFGDFITT; encoded by the exons ATGTCGTCTCCTGCACCCTTCCATCTACTCAAACTTCCAACTGTTGTTCTCTCTGACGTATtggattatttgaaaataagtgATAT attcatACTTCGCGCAACATCTCGAAAAACTACATGTGCTGTCAAACAATCTATTGGACACGCGAATAAGCGCCAGAGTGAGGATCGAcgcttttttgaattgaatatttatgcATGCCAAGATTACTTTGAAATAATCTTTTCGAAGTTGACAGCGCACATTAATTTATATAAGGGTAGTGATGTTAATCGAGTATTGGAAACAATTTCGGACTTTCTAGAGAACCTAAGAGTATGCATAAACATTGATATAAGCGATCTTTACAACGAGGGGGATATTAAGAGATTAGTTGCATTtattgtaagaaaaaaaatatctgttAATAACTTGAAGTTTGaaggaaaaaacatttcgaataAATTGTTTCGGGGTTTGTTTAAAAGTAAAGCGACTCGTTTGACAGTGAGGAGGACGGCACATAATATTCAATTGCATGATATTGATTTGATGGTACATTGTACGAGTGTGACATTGAGTGGGATTAATTTGGACAGTGATCACTTAAACGTACTCGTCAAGAAATGGAAGGAAAACAGCAGTCTGGAATACTTTGTTGCGGGACAAATGGAATCGCCTCTTGAAAAATCTGTCATTCTTGAAGGGACAAACTCTAGACAACG ATCTGAGGATACTCGGCTTTATAGATATGAGAATTACGAATTTCTCACAACATGCAACAATGGAAAGGTATCTGacttaacaatttttgagaattgctTCTTCCTCTTCGTTTTCGGTGATTTTATCACAACTTAA
- the Y46G5A.8 gene encoding F-box domain-containing protein (Confirmed by transcript evidence) produces MWFTSGSPFPLLKLPLVAISEVLDHMDTGDICALRVTSQKTKNLVQQSARRFTDRPKHLCQLDIIARRDHFILGSRIGFDRCTELYKGRDIDRLLGTTSDLLDNLHVEHVNLDIRRRDEEVEIHKIVTMLLRKKANVFKTQRYEQFCEFLYALFGFYIFSSLFLSIFVRFSFLYPIFLILLIVIFSIVYLWKY; encoded by the exons ATGTGGTTCACTTCCGGTTCGCCCTTCCCTCTACTCAAACTTCCACTGGTTGCTATTTCTGAAGTTCTGGATCACATGGATACCGGGGATAT ATGTGCACTCCGAGTAACATCTCAAAAAACGAAGAACCTCGTCCAGCAGTCTGCAAGACGCTTCACAGACCGTCCCAAGCATTTGTGCCAGCTTGATATAATTGCACGTCGAGACCATTTTATTCTCGGCTCTCGAATTGGATTTGATCGTTGTACGGAATTATATAAAGGAAGAGATATTGATAGACTATTGGGAACAACCAGTGACCTCCTGGATAATCTACATGTTGAGCACGTTAATCTGGATATAAGACGTCGAGATGAAGAAGTGGAGATTCACAAAATTGTCACAATGCTCCTGAGAAAAAAGGCCAATGTGTTCAAAACTCAGAGATATGAacagttttgtgaatttttgtatGCATTATTcggtttttatattttctcatCTCTTTTCCTCTCTATCTTCGTCCGTTTCTCATTTCTTTATcccatttttttgattttgttaattgtaattttttctattgtttaCTTGTGGAAATATTAG